AATCGGCGAGCTGCGGACGGAATACAGACCAGATCGAGCAGTTCGAGAGCTCGTTTCGTGGCGCTGCGCTTATCAATGCCCTCCTGAGTGATGAGAATCTCCGCAATCTGGTCGCCGATGGTGAACACCGGATCGAGCGCCGTCATTGGCTCTTGGAAAATCATCGAGATCACCGGTCCGCGAATTGCCGAACGCTCGGCCTTGCTCATCGCGGCAACATCGCGTCCCATCACCGAAACCTTGCCGCTCAGGCGCGCATAATCCGGCATCAAGCCCATCAGCGCGCGCAACGTCACGCTCTTACCGGACCCGGACTCCCCGAGGATCGTCAGGATTTCGCCGCGCGCAAGCGTCAGACTGACGCCGTTGACCGCTTTGACCGTCCGCTCACGCCGCACGAACTCGACCGTGAGATTCTCCAACTGAACCGCCGGAGACTGGGACACCGGCATAGCTGCGGCGGAGGAAAGCTCTGTTTTCAACATGTCATGCTCCAGCGATGGCCTGACTGTGCCCGGAAGCCGGACTAAATATGTGACATGCTACCTGGTGGCGCGGCGGCGAATCCGGCGTCGCTACAAGCGATGGCTCCCTCGACGCGCAGATATCCTCTGCGAACTTACAGCGTGTGCGGAAGCGGCACCCCGACGGCGGGTTGAGCGGGCTCGGCGGATCGCCCGTCAACGGCATCTCACGCGTGCGACAGTTCGGATCGAAACTGGGCTTCGACTTTAGCAAGGCCCGCGTATAGGGATGACGCGCATTGCTGTAGATTTCATCGACCGGCCCGGTCTCCACCACCTTGCCGAGATACATCACCATCACATGATCGCTGATGAACTCGACGACATTCAAGTCGTGACTGATGAACATGTAGGTGAGGTCGAACTTCTCCTTCAATTCGACCAGCAGGTTCAGCACCTGAGCCTCGACGGACTTGTCGAGTGCCGACACCGACTCGTCCAAAATCAACAGCTTCGGCTGCAAAGCCAAGGCGCGCGCGATATTGACGCGCTGACGCTGACCACCCGACAGCTCATGCGGATAGCGCCGCATGTACTGTGACGGATTCAGGCCCACCTCGCGCAGCAGCCGCTCTGTTCGCGCGTCGGCCTCCGCCGGCGGCAGGCCATGCATTTTCGGTGCATACGAGATCGAATCGGCAATCGTCAGCCGAGGATTGAGGGAGGCGAAGCTCTCCTGAAACACCATCTGGACCTGACGACGCAGGGCCGCGACACTGATGCCGCGCACATGCCCGACCGGATCGCCATCGTAGATGAGCGTTCCGGAATCGGGAACGATCAACTGCATGATCAAGCGCGCGGTGGTGGATTTCCCGCAGCCGGACTCGCCGACGACGCCGAGCACCTCCCCTTTCTTGATCTCGAACGAAACATCATCGACCGCTTTCACCTGGGCGGTGACACGATTCAGAATTCCGCCGCGCACCGGAAAATACTTCTTGAGATTCTGCACGATCAGCAGCGGCTGTGCGGCACCGCCGCGGACTTCCTCGGGTGCTGGCGGAAAGTAAGCCTGGAACGACGACATACGGAATTCCTTACTGCTCGTGACGAATATCCATGGCGGTACGGAAGCCATCGCTCATGAGGTTGAAGCACATCGACGTGATGAAGATCATGACGCCTGGTATGGCCGCCACGAGCGGCTGGACGTAGATCGCCTGGCGCAACGCATTCAGCATCAATCCCCATTCGGCTTCCGGCGGCTTCGCACCGAGGCCGAGGAAGGAAAGTCCCGCCGACAGCACGATCGAAACGCTGATCAGGCTCGTCGCGTAAACCAGAATCGTGCCGAGCACGTTCGCGAGAATGTGGTGACGGATGATCTGGGTAGTGGTCGTGCCGCTCGCCTTGGCAGCATCGACGAAGTCCAGCGAACGGACCTGGGCGGTCACACTCTCCGAGATGCGCACCAGGGGCGGAATGAAGACGATCGACAACGCCAGGATGGCATTGGTGAAACCGCTACCGAGAATGCCACAGATGGCGATCGCCAGCAGGATCGACGGAAAGGCGTAAAAGACATCCATTGTCCGCATGATCATTGTGTTGACCCAGCCGCCGGCATATCCCGCGATCACGCCGAGCAAACCGCCGATCAGCAGCGCGATGCCGACGGGCAGCACGCCGGACAGCAACGACAGCCGACCACCGTAAGCGATGCGGCTCCACACGTCGCGCCCCGTCTCGTCGGTTCCGAGCCAATGATTCGGGGTGCCGATCGGCTTGAGACGACGCAGGATGCTGCCTGCATAGGGATCGTGACTGGTCACGAACGGCGCGAAAACCGAGATCGCAACGATCATCAGAAGGATAATCGTCACCGTCATCGTGACCTTGTCACGTTTGAGGCGCC
The sequence above is drawn from the Afipia sp. P52-10 genome and encodes:
- a CDS encoding ABC transporter permease, with the protein product MPAVSSSNTEVVIAPPLNSNAGYWRNVWGRLKRDKVTMTVTIILLMIVAISVFAPFVTSHDPYAGSILRRLKPIGTPNHWLGTDETGRDVWSRIAYGGRLSLLSGVLPVGIALLIGGLLGVIAGYAGGWVNTMIMRTMDVFYAFPSILLAIAICGILGSGFTNAILALSIVFIPPLVRISESVTAQVRSLDFVDAAKASGTTTTQIIRHHILANVLGTILVYATSLISVSIVLSAGLSFLGLGAKPPEAEWGLMLNALRQAIYVQPLVAAIPGVMIFITSMCFNLMSDGFRTAMDIRHEQ
- a CDS encoding ABC transporter ATP-binding protein, whose amino-acid sequence is MSSFQAYFPPAPEEVRGGAAQPLLIVQNLKKYFPVRGGILNRVTAQVKAVDDVSFEIKKGEVLGVVGESGCGKSTTARLIMQLIVPDSGTLIYDGDPVGHVRGISVAALRRQVQMVFQESFASLNPRLTIADSISYAPKMHGLPPAEADARTERLLREVGLNPSQYMRRYPHELSGGQRQRVNIARALALQPKLLILDESVSALDKSVEAQVLNLLVELKEKFDLTYMFISHDLNVVEFISDHVMVMYLGKVVETGPVDEIYSNARHPYTRALLKSKPSFDPNCRTREMPLTGDPPSPLNPPSGCRFRTRCKFAEDICASREPSLVATPDSPPRHQVACHIFSPASGHSQAIAGA